From Kangiella sp. TOML190, one genomic window encodes:
- the uvrA gene encoding excinuclease ABC subunit UvrA: protein MDTIEIRGAKTHNLKNVNLTLPRDKLIVITGLSGSGKSSLAFDTLYAEGQRRYVESLSAYARQFLSLMEKPDVDHIEGLSPAISIEQKSTSHNPRSTVGTITEIYDYLRLLFARAGTPHCPDHHLPLEAQTVSQMVDLVLEQPEGAKLMLLSPVVQNRKGEHVQLIQELQAKGFVRARIDGKVCDLAEAPELDLYKKHTIEVVVDRFKVKPGLQQRLAESFETALELAEGIARVAHMDQDPNFEEMVFSAKYACPTCGHSIPELEPRIFSFNNPAGACQTCDGLGVDQFFDPEKIITNDEVSLAGGAIRGWDRRNVYYFHMLKSLAKHYDFDIEAPWSSLSKKIQKVILFGSGRTEIEFEYNNDKDAVYRRTHTFEGIIPNMQRRFRETESGAVRDDLIKYMTTQSCGDCDGTRLNQDSRNVLIENTAIHQVTRWSIEEAYNYFAKLDLPGKRGEIAAKVLKEIGDRLSFLVNVGLDYLTMERSADTLSGGEAQRIRLASQIGAGLVGVMYILDEPSIGLHQRDNDRLLKTLNHLRDLGNTVIVVEHDEDAIRAADYIVDIGPGAGVHGGEIVGKGSLTQIKKNKNSLTAQYLTGAKEISVPAKRTPLDKKKSIRLTGAQGNNLNSVNLEIPVGLMTCVTGVSGSGKSTLINDTLYPIVAKEINRSSLQAKPYESISGLEHIDKVVDIDQSPIGRTPRSNPATYTGIFTPIRELFAGTQESRTRGYKPGRFSFNVKGGRCEACQGDGVIKVEMHFLPDVYVACDVCKGKRYNRETLEITYKGKNIHEVLELTVEDAREYFDAIPVIARKLQTLIDVGLSYIKLGQSATTLSGGEAQRVKLSRELSKRDTGKTLYILDEPTTGLHFHDVNQLLQVLHRLRDHGNTLIVIEHNLDVIKTADWIVDLGPEGGSKGGQIIATGTPEKVAKTKGSFTGKYLKPMLN from the coding sequence ATGGATACCATCGAAATACGCGGCGCAAAAACTCATAACCTCAAGAATGTCAATCTAACCTTACCTCGCGATAAGTTGATTGTAATCACTGGCTTGTCAGGCTCAGGTAAGTCATCGCTGGCTTTTGATACCTTGTATGCCGAAGGTCAACGCCGCTATGTAGAGTCGCTATCGGCTTATGCTCGTCAATTTTTATCCTTGATGGAAAAACCGGATGTGGATCATATCGAAGGCCTATCACCTGCGATTTCCATTGAGCAGAAATCCACCTCGCACAATCCGCGCTCAACCGTTGGCACCATTACCGAGATTTATGATTATCTGCGCTTGTTGTTTGCCCGCGCGGGTACACCTCACTGTCCGGATCACCATTTACCGTTAGAAGCGCAGACCGTTTCACAAATGGTGGACTTGGTGCTGGAGCAACCAGAGGGCGCTAAGTTGATGCTGCTCTCGCCCGTGGTACAAAACCGCAAGGGTGAGCATGTACAACTGATTCAAGAGTTACAAGCCAAAGGCTTTGTACGCGCTCGAATCGATGGCAAGGTCTGCGATCTGGCCGAAGCGCCGGAGCTGGATCTCTATAAAAAGCACACCATCGAAGTGGTGGTGGATCGCTTTAAAGTTAAACCCGGTCTGCAACAGCGCTTGGCGGAATCCTTTGAAACCGCGCTGGAACTGGCCGAGGGTATCGCTCGCGTGGCCCACATGGATCAAGATCCTAACTTTGAAGAAATGGTCTTTTCGGCTAAATATGCCTGCCCTACTTGTGGCCATTCGATCCCAGAATTAGAGCCGAGAATTTTTTCTTTTAACAACCCAGCAGGAGCTTGCCAAACATGTGATGGCTTAGGGGTAGATCAATTTTTCGATCCAGAAAAAATTATTACCAATGATGAAGTGTCTTTAGCGGGCGGCGCCATTCGCGGCTGGGATAGACGAAATGTATACTATTTTCATATGTTGAAATCATTGGCGAAACATTATGATTTTGATATTGAAGCGCCTTGGTCAAGTTTGTCTAAAAAGATCCAAAAGGTGATTTTATTTGGCAGCGGGCGCACCGAAATTGAATTCGAATACAACAACGACAAGGACGCGGTTTATCGCCGAACTCACACTTTCGAGGGAATTATTCCCAATATGCAGCGCCGTTTTCGTGAAACCGAATCGGGCGCGGTACGCGATGACTTGATCAAGTATATGACCACCCAGTCTTGCGGCGATTGTGATGGCACTCGTCTTAACCAAGACTCGCGCAACGTTTTGATCGAGAACACCGCCATTCATCAAGTGACCCGCTGGTCGATTGAAGAGGCTTATAACTATTTTGCAAAACTCGATTTACCAGGCAAGCGCGGCGAGATTGCAGCTAAAGTGTTAAAAGAAATTGGCGATCGTTTGAGTTTCTTGGTCAATGTGGGCTTGGATTATCTGACTATGGAGCGTAGCGCTGATACCTTGTCGGGCGGCGAAGCCCAACGTATTCGCCTTGCCAGTCAGATTGGTGCAGGTCTAGTCGGCGTTATGTATATTCTCGATGAGCCCTCAATTGGCCTGCATCAAAGAGACAATGATCGCCTACTAAAAACCCTCAATCATTTGCGTGATTTAGGCAATACGGTAATCGTAGTAGAGCATGATGAAGATGCCATTCGCGCTGCGGACTATATTGTGGATATTGGCCCTGGTGCTGGGGTGCATGGCGGTGAAATCGTCGGTAAAGGCTCCTTGACACAAATTAAGAAAAATAAAAACTCTCTAACTGCCCAGTATTTAACTGGTGCCAAAGAAATCTCGGTGCCTGCAAAGAGGACGCCGCTTGATAAAAAGAAAAGTATTCGGTTAACCGGCGCACAAGGTAATAATCTCAATAGTGTTAATTTAGAAATTCCGGTTGGTTTAATGACTTGCGTGACGGGCGTTTCAGGCTCGGGTAAATCGACCCTAATTAACGATACCCTTTACCCGATTGTGGCGAAGGAAATTAACCGCTCAAGCCTGCAAGCTAAACCATACGAATCGATCTCAGGTCTAGAACATATCGATAAAGTCGTTGATATCGATCAAAGCCCCATTGGCCGAACGCCACGCTCTAATCCAGCGACCTATACCGGTATTTTTACGCCGATCAGGGAGTTATTCGCAGGTACGCAAGAATCACGAACCCGCGGCTATAAGCCAGGTCGTTTTAGTTTTAATGTCAAAGGCGGTCGCTGTGAAGCCTGTCAAGGCGATGGCGTGATTAAGGTTGAGATGCACTTTTTACCGGATGTGTATGTAGCTTGCGATGTTTGTAAAGGTAAGCGCTATAATCGAGAAACACTGGAAATTACCTACAAAGGCAAAAACATTCATGAAGTTTTGGAATTAACAGTCGAGGATGCGCGCGAATATTTTGATGCGATTCCCGTGATTGCACGAAAATTACAAACCCTGATTGATGTAGGCTTGTCTTATATCAAGCTTGGGCAATCCGCCACCACCTTATCGGGCGGCGAAGCGCAAAGGGTTAAATTATCAAGAGAGCTTTCTAAGCGCGATACGGGTAAGACTTTGTATATCCTCGATGAACCGACCACTGGCTTACATTTCCATGACGTTAATCAGCTGCTGCAAGTGCTGCATCGTCTGCGCGATCACGGCAATACCTTGATCGTGATTGAGCATAATTTGGATGTGATTAAAACCGCAGACTGGATTGTAGATCTAGGCCCTGAAGGTGGTAGCAAAGGCGGCCAGATTATTGCCACTGGTACCCCTGAAAAAGTTGCCAAAACAAAAGGCTCTTTTACTGGTAAATACCTAAAACCGATGCTGAATTAG
- the ssb gene encoding single-stranded DNA-binding protein, with the protein MASRGINKVILVGNLGKDPEVRYTPDGRAIANLTLATSETWKDKNTGQQQEKTEWHRVVIFGKLAEIAGEYLRKGSQVYLEGKLQTRKWQDQSGADRYTTEVVLDFNGVMQMLGGRQGGGEAAFGGQGAAPQQKPQQQAPVAPPVDDDFDDDIPF; encoded by the coding sequence ATGGCCAGTCGTGGCATCAACAAAGTAATTTTAGTAGGTAACTTGGGCAAAGATCCGGAAGTGCGCTATACGCCAGACGGGCGTGCCATTGCCAATTTGACCTTGGCAACCTCGGAAACTTGGAAAGATAAGAATACGGGCCAGCAGCAGGAAAAAACCGAATGGCATCGGGTGGTGATTTTTGGCAAGTTGGCTGAAATTGCGGGCGAATACCTACGCAAAGGCTCACAAGTTTACCTAGAAGGTAAGTTGCAGACGCGTAAATGGCAAGATCAGTCTGGTGCTGATCGCTATACCACCGAAGTGGTACTTGATTTTAACGGCGTGATGCAAATGTTAGGTGGTCGTCAAGGCGGAGGTGAAGCGGCGTTTGGTGGACAAGGCGCAGCTCCACAGCAAAAACCACAACAACAAGCTCCGGTAGCGCCGCCAGTTGATGACGACTTTGATGACGATATTCCATTCTAG
- a CDS encoding AraC family transcriptional regulator: MNMTKQTFAIDASWPAILQTLSIEPQDLLRHAQLPWDLFSQQPMSLSVNDYLRFWSSLETLHQELHFPINLVNSVSPEVFSPPIFASFCSSDLNRALKRLVAYKPLIGPLELELEQTEQYTSIELAGIAVDRKLPTSFIMTELLFFVQLARLGTREAIIPYQITVNHLPSDKSPYQDFFGIPLTQGPTNRVVFRAQDAAKPFLTANKAMSAIFEKELALQVSMLEQNSSFSERVSACLLEMISSGETSMSEVAQRLAMTERTLQRRLKAENTNFKTELSQLREKLAKHYLTKTPYSIVEIAFLLGYQDSNSFIRAFKSWTGQTPDSLRH, encoded by the coding sequence ATGAACATGACCAAGCAGACCTTTGCCATAGATGCTTCTTGGCCCGCGATTTTGCAAACACTTAGCATCGAACCACAAGATTTGCTTCGTCATGCTCAGCTACCATGGGATTTGTTTTCGCAGCAACCAATGTCCCTTTCTGTAAATGACTATCTGCGCTTCTGGTCAAGCCTGGAAACATTGCATCAAGAGCTCCATTTCCCCATTAACTTGGTAAACAGCGTCAGTCCGGAAGTGTTTAGCCCGCCGATTTTTGCCAGCTTTTGTAGTAGCGATCTCAACCGTGCTTTAAAACGGCTAGTTGCCTACAAACCTTTGATTGGGCCATTAGAGCTTGAATTAGAACAGACTGAACAATATACAAGCATCGAATTGGCAGGAATTGCCGTTGATAGAAAGCTGCCCACTTCTTTTATCATGACCGAGCTTTTATTTTTTGTACAACTGGCGCGATTAGGTACCCGTGAAGCAATAATTCCGTACCAAATAACGGTTAACCACTTGCCTAGTGATAAAAGCCCCTATCAAGATTTCTTTGGCATCCCATTAACACAAGGACCCACAAATAGGGTGGTATTTCGCGCTCAAGATGCAGCAAAACCTTTTCTTACCGCCAATAAAGCCATGAGTGCTATTTTTGAAAAGGAGTTAGCCTTACAAGTTTCGATGCTGGAGCAAAATTCAAGTTTTTCCGAGCGTGTCTCCGCTTGTTTGTTGGAAATGATTTCATCGGGAGAAACTTCCATGAGCGAAGTTGCACAGCGTCTCGCCATGACCGAAAGAACCTTGCAGCGCCGCTTAAAAGCTGAAAATACTAACTTTAAAACTGAGCTTAGTCAGCTTCGAGAGAAGCTGGCAAAACACTATCTCACCAAGACACCTTATTCGATTGTCGAGATAGCGTTTTTGTTGGGTTATCAAGACAGCAACTCCTTTATTCGTGCTTTTAAAAGCTGGACCGGACAAACGCCTGATAGCCTTCGTCACTAA
- a CDS encoding mechanosensitive ion channel domain-containing protein → MDSIINFFGSFNWGELIAPAITIILGFVLYNLLQRFFKAREKRSDNAVLQRQISSFIFMLCLVITFVLSLPVKDSLKGQIIGLIGILLSASIALSSTTFLGNLMAGIWLRSVKNFRVGDLVEIGEHFGRVTTRGLLHIEIQNRERDLITLPNLFLVTNPVTVMHNNGTIISAEISLGYDVDHSIIEPILIQAVEDAGLENPFVYIESLGDFSIVYKAYGLVKEINTVLSARSTLNGCVLDALHKADIEIVSPSFMNQRQVNEQVFIPTQRQHKKSAQSSPEEVIFDKAERAEKLDDMRKKAQILEQEIDFLKKQLKEETDPDSKKLTQERIDKLQERQEKMHQYVKDKEKEVNSEGKDQ, encoded by the coding sequence ATGGATTCGATTATCAACTTCTTTGGTAGCTTTAATTGGGGTGAACTAATAGCGCCTGCTATCACCATTATTCTCGGGTTTGTCCTTTATAATCTACTGCAACGTTTTTTTAAAGCTCGCGAAAAACGTTCCGATAACGCCGTGTTACAGCGCCAGATTAGCAGCTTCATCTTTATGCTGTGTTTGGTTATCACCTTTGTGCTAAGTCTCCCAGTCAAGGATAGCCTAAAAGGCCAAATCATTGGGCTTATTGGTATTTTGCTCTCCGCTTCCATTGCCTTAAGTTCCACCACCTTTTTAGGTAACTTAATGGCAGGCATTTGGTTACGCTCGGTGAAAAACTTTCGGGTTGGCGATCTGGTTGAGATCGGTGAACACTTTGGACGTGTCACCACTCGGGGGCTGTTACACATTGAGATCCAAAATCGTGAGCGCGATTTAATCACGTTACCAAATTTATTTTTAGTCACTAATCCCGTCACGGTTATGCACAACAATGGCACCATCATCTCGGCGGAAATCTCTCTAGGCTACGATGTTGACCATAGCATTATCGAGCCTATCCTGATTCAAGCAGTTGAAGATGCTGGTTTAGAAAACCCCTTCGTCTACATCGAATCGCTTGGTGACTTTTCCATCGTCTACAAAGCCTATGGTTTGGTTAAAGAGATCAACACCGTCTTATCGGCTCGTTCTACTCTCAATGGCTGCGTATTAGACGCGCTGCATAAAGCGGATATAGAAATCGTCTCACCAAGCTTTATGAATCAGCGCCAAGTTAATGAGCAAGTCTTTATCCCTACTCAGCGTCAACACAAGAAAAGTGCTCAATCGAGTCCCGAAGAAGTGATATTTGATAAAGCCGAGCGTGCTGAAAAGCTTGATGATATGCGTAAAAAAGCGCAGATCTTAGAGCAAGAAATCGATTTTCTGAAAAAGCAATTAAAAGAAGAAACCGATCCCGATTCAAAGAAACTGACCCAAGAGCGAATTGACAAGCTGCAAGAACGACAAGAAAAAATGCATCAATACGTTAAGGACAAAGAAAAAGAAGTTAATAGTGAAGGCAAGGATCAATAA
- a CDS encoding Bax inhibitor-1 family protein: protein MSYQEVEQREGAVSRTGLGDRAKFITKTYNHLLAAIFLFVLASVWLFQSGTSLKIVSFFASMGTFGTIMMFAAFIGIGWFATKFAHSAESKAVQYLNLVIFTVLYAVFFSPILFFAATKAPDMIQSAATVTLIGAAVLTAIVFYTRKDFSFLRGIVMWGFGLAVVAIVAGMVFGFQLGTWFSVAMIGISGAAILYDTSNVLHHYPEDKYVGAAIQLFASIAMMFLYVLRLFMSFGEE, encoded by the coding sequence ATGAGTTATCAAGAAGTTGAACAACGCGAAGGTGCCGTTAGCCGAACAGGTTTAGGTGATCGCGCTAAATTTATTACTAAAACTTACAATCATTTATTGGCGGCTATCTTTTTGTTTGTGCTTGCCAGTGTTTGGTTATTCCAGTCGGGCACCTCGCTGAAAATAGTCAGCTTTTTCGCCTCAATGGGCACTTTTGGTACCATTATGATGTTTGCCGCCTTTATTGGTATCGGCTGGTTTGCCACCAAGTTTGCCCATAGCGCTGAATCAAAAGCTGTCCAGTATTTAAATTTAGTCATTTTTACGGTGCTTTATGCGGTCTTTTTCTCGCCGATACTGTTTTTTGCTGCGACTAAAGCGCCGGATATGATCCAAAGTGCTGCTACCGTGACTTTAATTGGCGCGGCTGTTTTGACGGCGATTGTTTTTTACACTCGTAAAGACTTTTCATTCCTGCGCGGTATTGTGATGTGGGGTTTTGGCCTAGCAGTAGTTGCTATTGTGGCTGGTATGGTCTTTGGCTTCCAACTAGGCACTTGGTTTAGCGTGGCTATGATTGGTATTTCTGGTGCGGCTATTTTGTACGATACCTCAAATGTTTTGCATCATTACCCAGAAGATAAGTATGTGGGTGCGGCGATTCAGTTATTCGCCAGTATCGCCATGATGTTCTTGTATGTGTTGCGACTCTTTATGTCCTTCGGCGAAGAGTAG
- a CDS encoding aldehyde dehydrogenase family protein — MKAQEAFNQLDPQKWANTSIPERLSLLEQVRDNLKIYADDLAVLDGKMKNELMGEKLYSHPESKIGTAVPIAGNLTASIHLYESLARGEMLQPKKVTQIDDNTYDIEVFPQETKDKVLYGTQKGHLRVKGKPTQVSPMDKEAGVIAVLGAGNYSSALEMVKALFYDNKTVIHKPHSLNEATDQVWAKVFQPLIEHGAISFCDADQGQELTKLEGISQIYFTGGAQTAKAIMSATDTPLVSECGGNNPCIVVPGDKPWSDKEIEHQAIQIATVAKMNGGAVCGRPQTLVTSKQWPQRQQFLDALRKAIVEDTPAAGTYYPGSDAVMQGFKDAYPNAEVLQPESGKYQTSDFLLITDVDEDGYAVHNEAFCQVIDEVPLDVAATASEFLPKATEFCNEKLHGSLGCMLIIDDKTQKSHQASLDMAINDLQYGGIAVNTIPPFVFLSPYLTWGGNEHGKELVSGSGNFGNLLGYKNIEKSVLYDKFMSPGHMMRISQQAFDNMANGMARYAMEPSWMNLTKMVGGAIVDSFKKKDF, encoded by the coding sequence ATGAAAGCGCAAGAAGCCTTTAACCAACTGGACCCACAAAAATGGGCTAACACCTCTATTCCAGAGCGTTTGAGCTTGTTAGAGCAAGTTCGCGACAACTTAAAGATTTATGCCGACGATTTAGCCGTACTCGATGGCAAAATGAAAAATGAACTGATGGGCGAAAAACTTTATTCACACCCCGAATCAAAAATTGGCACCGCAGTTCCGATTGCTGGCAACTTAACCGCCAGTATCCATCTATACGAGTCATTAGCACGCGGCGAAATGTTGCAGCCGAAAAAAGTGACTCAAATTGATGATAATACTTATGACATTGAAGTCTTTCCACAAGAAACTAAAGATAAGGTTTTATACGGCACGCAAAAAGGTCATTTGCGAGTTAAAGGCAAGCCAACGCAAGTATCGCCGATGGATAAAGAAGCAGGCGTGATCGCAGTATTAGGCGCGGGCAACTACAGCTCGGCTTTGGAGATGGTTAAAGCCCTGTTCTACGATAACAAAACCGTGATTCATAAGCCGCACAGCCTGAACGAAGCGACCGATCAGGTTTGGGCCAAAGTATTTCAGCCATTGATCGAGCATGGTGCCATTAGCTTCTGCGACGCGGATCAAGGCCAAGAATTAACCAAACTCGAGGGTATTTCACAGATTTATTTCACTGGCGGCGCGCAAACCGCTAAAGCCATTATGAGCGCGACCGATACGCCATTGGTCTCCGAGTGTGGTGGTAATAATCCTTGTATTGTAGTGCCTGGCGATAAGCCTTGGAGCGATAAAGAAATCGAACATCAAGCGATCCAAATTGCCACCGTTGCCAAAATGAATGGCGGCGCGGTTTGTGGTCGTCCGCAAACCCTAGTCACTTCAAAGCAGTGGCCACAACGTCAACAATTTTTAGATGCGTTACGCAAAGCAATCGTTGAAGATACTCCAGCGGCAGGTACCTACTACCCTGGCTCTGACGCAGTCATGCAAGGTTTTAAGGACGCTTATCCAAATGCCGAAGTGTTACAGCCCGAAAGTGGCAAATATCAAACTTCCGACTTTTTGCTGATCACCGATGTGGACGAAGATGGTTATGCGGTGCATAACGAAGCATTTTGTCAGGTGATTGATGAAGTGCCTTTAGATGTCGCCGCTACTGCCAGCGAGTTTTTACCAAAAGCTACCGAGTTTTGTAACGAAAAACTGCACGGCTCCTTAGGCTGTATGCTGATCATTGACGATAAAACTCAAAAGTCACATCAAGCCTCGCTCGATATGGCAATCAATGATTTGCAATATGGTGGTATCGCAGTCAACACCATTCCACCTTTCGTATTCTTAAGTCCCTATTTAACTTGGGGCGGCAACGAGCATGGCAAAGAATTGGTCTCTGGCTCTGGTAACTTCGGTAATTTACTTGGTTATAAAAACATCGAAAAATCGGTGCTTTACGACAAATTTATGTCGCCTGGTCATATGATGCGTATTAGCCAACAAGCCTTCGACAATATGGCCAATGGTATGGCCCGTTACGCGATGGAGCCTTCGTGGATGAACCTAACCAAAATGGTTGGTGGCGCCATTGTCGATAGCTTTAAAAAGAAAGACTTTTAG
- a CDS encoding OprO/OprP family phosphate-selective porin, whose translation MKLKLLAVAVTAAISTPALAEVETKTKVGGGYTIKTSDAEFKVEGRVQYDFDWFDGDAFNANGDDSGSDSEIRRARISLKGKVGDWAGKVEADLDDDASTISEAYLQYKGWDFGDLTVGKHKAAFGLEEQTSSKDITAIERTMSTNAFAPGKLYGVSLGNAENNYTWNLGIYDNEGEEDDNMTTTIAGRATYAPIVTKNEVLHLGFGVNKTRLGSNEFKDADQRLDVHLATEKAGSGTIMGESLMAYNFEIAYANGPFHAQAEYFDGEIDEVKGSMTGDTDITGYYAQFGYVITGESRPYSKGKFKRVKPKGKSGAWEVFGRWSSYEPGEDEAEALTLGLNYYANNAVRVGLNYVMGDLEEDGQDKDGDALSLRFQYVF comes from the coding sequence ATGAAACTAAAATTATTAGCAGTAGCCGTAACAGCTGCAATTTCAACTCCGGCTTTGGCTGAAGTAGAAACCAAAACTAAAGTTGGCGGCGGCTATACCATTAAAACAAGCGATGCTGAATTCAAAGTTGAAGGCCGTGTTCAATACGATTTTGACTGGTTTGATGGCGATGCTTTTAATGCTAATGGCGATGACTCTGGCTCTGACTCTGAAATTCGTCGTGCACGTATCAGCCTAAAAGGCAAAGTGGGCGACTGGGCAGGTAAAGTAGAAGCGGATCTTGATGACGACGCTTCGACTATCTCTGAAGCCTACCTTCAATATAAAGGCTGGGACTTTGGCGATCTTACTGTTGGTAAGCATAAAGCAGCCTTCGGTTTAGAAGAGCAGACGTCTTCTAAAGACATTACTGCCATCGAACGTACTATGAGCACCAACGCTTTCGCACCTGGTAAATTGTATGGTGTGTCTTTGGGTAATGCCGAGAATAACTACACTTGGAATTTAGGTATTTACGACAATGAAGGTGAGGAAGACGACAACATGACCACTACAATTGCTGGTCGTGCTACTTACGCACCAATTGTGACTAAAAACGAAGTCTTACACCTAGGTTTTGGTGTGAATAAAACCCGTTTAGGTAGCAACGAATTCAAAGACGCTGACCAGCGCTTGGATGTGCATCTAGCTACAGAAAAAGCGGGCTCGGGTACTATCATGGGTGAAAGCTTGATGGCTTATAACTTTGAAATTGCGTATGCCAATGGTCCTTTCCACGCTCAAGCAGAATACTTCGATGGTGAAATTGACGAAGTTAAAGGCTCAATGACAGGCGATACTGATATCACTGGTTACTATGCCCAGTTTGGTTACGTTATCACTGGCGAATCTCGTCCTTACAGCAAAGGCAAATTCAAGCGCGTTAAGCCAAAAGGTAAGTCCGGTGCTTGGGAAGTATTTGGCCGCTGGAGTTCTTATGAGCCTGGCGAAGACGAAGCCGAAGCGTTAACGCTAGGCTTGAACTATTATGCGAACAACGCCGTACGTGTTGGTTTGAACTATGTCATGGGTGATCTTGAAGAAGATGGCCAAGATAAAGACGGCGATGCATTAAGCTTACGCTTCCAGTACGTCTTCTAA
- a CDS encoding lysoplasmalogenase, protein MTLLFIAIFLSALAHILADYHQKWTLTYLFKPLTMLLIMALVLLKADLAVVYNRWILLGLALSLIGDMFLMLRPQRFIAGLVAFLLAHIAYVMAFYSSVQGNDISWLASLLLPFGLIYLGILWKYLNNYRWPVVGYFVAIACMLFFASALLLIEMSHMAKLAFFGAMLFAISDGILAWRKFKRPLKYGQFYIMTSYFAAQTLIALSAIHYWS, encoded by the coding sequence ATGACACTCCTGTTTATCGCGATTTTTCTGAGTGCTTTAGCGCATATATTGGCCGATTATCATCAAAAATGGACTCTGACTTACCTATTTAAACCCTTGACCATGCTGTTGATTATGGCGCTTGTGCTACTCAAAGCCGATTTAGCGGTGGTTTATAACCGGTGGATTTTGCTTGGGTTAGCTTTATCCTTGATCGGCGATATGTTTTTAATGTTGCGCCCGCAACGGTTTATTGCTGGCTTGGTGGCTTTTCTGTTGGCTCATATAGCTTATGTGATGGCTTTTTATAGCTCAGTTCAAGGTAATGATATTTCTTGGTTGGCGAGCTTGTTACTACCGTTTGGACTTATTTATTTAGGGATATTGTGGAAATACTTGAATAACTATCGGTGGCCAGTAGTGGGCTATTTTGTCGCCATTGCTTGCATGCTGTTTTTCGCCAGTGCGCTGTTGTTAATCGAAATGTCCCACATGGCAAAGTTGGCGTTTTTTGGTGCTATGTTATTTGCTATTTCCGATGGCATTTTAGCTTGGAGAAAGTTTAAAAGGCCGCTTAAATACGGCCAGTTTTATATTATGACTAGTTACTTTGCTGCCCAGACGTTGATTGCATTATCGGCAATACACTATTGGAGTTGA